A genomic window from Candidatus Protochlamydia phocaeensis includes:
- the trpS gene encoding tryptophan--tRNA ligase, producing the protein MTEKKRILTGDRPTGLLHLGHYVGSLKNRVALQNTYECYFIIADLHTLTTKPSKDDILQLRENARLMVLDYLACGIDPKKSTIYLQSATPAVYEMNLIFEMLISLNRLTGLPSLKEMARNAHLESDAIPFGLIGYPVLQTADILMPKAHLVPVGKDNEAHIELARDIARRFNQYYGDVFPLPEVLLSETPTLIGTDGKGKMSKSANNAIFLSDDPKMVEKKVKGMYTDPNRVHAHMPGKVEGNPVFIYHDIFNPLRDEVEDLKTRYREGRVGDVEVKEKLIIAINRFLDPIREKRREYEADKGLVEEIIYEGTEKMNEISQATLKDMRSAMGIGGAWNKISRVARERKKQAIGSS; encoded by the coding sequence ATGACAGAAAAAAAACGCATTTTAACGGGCGACCGCCCAACCGGACTTTTGCATTTAGGCCATTATGTCGGATCATTGAAAAACCGTGTGGCCCTGCAAAATACTTATGAATGTTATTTCATTATTGCCGATTTGCATACCCTAACGACCAAGCCCTCAAAAGACGACATTTTGCAATTGCGCGAAAATGCGCGTTTAATGGTCCTGGATTATTTGGCATGCGGCATCGATCCTAAGAAGTCGACGATTTATCTGCAGTCGGCAACGCCTGCCGTTTACGAGATGAATTTAATTTTTGAGATGCTTATCTCACTCAATCGCTTGACAGGATTGCCAAGCTTAAAAGAGATGGCGCGCAATGCGCATTTAGAAAGCGATGCCATTCCCTTTGGCTTGATCGGCTACCCCGTGCTGCAGACGGCAGATATCCTCATGCCAAAAGCCCATCTGGTTCCCGTGGGTAAAGATAATGAGGCCCACATCGAGCTGGCGCGCGATATTGCCCGCCGCTTCAATCAATACTACGGGGACGTTTTTCCTTTACCTGAAGTTTTATTGAGCGAAACGCCGACCTTGATCGGAACGGACGGCAAAGGCAAGATGAGCAAATCGGCCAATAACGCCATTTTCTTGTCTGATGATCCCAAAATGGTCGAGAAAAAGGTTAAGGGCATGTATACCGATCCAAACCGCGTGCACGCCCATATGCCAGGTAAGGTAGAAGGCAATCCCGTCTTTATTTATCACGACATTTTCAATCCGCTGCGCGATGAGGTCGAAGACCTCAAAACGCGTTACCGTGAAGGACGGGTAGGGGATGTAGAGGTAAAGGAAAAGCTCATTATAGCCATCAACAGATTTCTCGATCCGATTCGCGAAAAACGCCGCGAGTATGAGGCCGACAAAGGTTTGGTGGAAGAGATCATTTATGAGGGAACCGAGAAAATGAATGAAATTTCACAAGCGACATTAAAAGACATGCGCAGCGCGA